The Plodia interpunctella isolate USDA-ARS_2022_Savannah chromosome 11, ilPloInte3.2, whole genome shotgun sequence genome includes a window with the following:
- the LOC128673662 gene encoding uncharacterized protein LOC128673662, whose protein sequence is MLALITFPAFLILAQGHPEFIHQINVSSGIYFDPIGELKIRMSHLDVVTPLDISHIEPHLQNINSVLGTTRYICNQIRLEKSYNLQCNNLLEPLTIRYHDIVSEYSTISHLVNRRSRRGAWIGAVGSLSKIVFGTLDENDAIKYDNAIRNVQDNEKRLSSLIKDNILITSEVLTNFNKTLQSIQLNEVSLNLVIDNFSSTLKNITLISNELVVKTNIDFILNSLEASILTLSFHLEDITNAIIFSSQNILHPAVLPPTHLYQEIVNNYRYLPVDLKLPVSLTLSNIHIITNVSSVVCYSIGNKIIFVLKIPLVSPKDYSLYHNIALPTPHIKDKPNTFSFIRPSSKYIAMTIDKSEYCNLDSLKECITISPREYICDVMTVFPSSVNPCCESELLSNTISVLPVQCKTDFFYGYVDLWQPLDNNNWLYVQSKSSKLYIECPKEKLVDINIIGTGILTIPNNCMAHCKSTKLIPKLDNVKINVNIVHSNFNLINDSCCTLDKFNKIISNEPPLKLHNINLDSFTLETKSKLNSIAKETDKILNEHQIIKYETHYSIITIVIICVILIFCITKLIMYIKSRNCLSRRLPDTIPPIPAVSPTDQIPIAENITPAKFSKPCSVKENIPSPSIRINV, encoded by the exons ATGCTCGCCCTTATCACGTTTCCTGCATTCCT CATACTGGCCCAAGGTCATCCGGAATTTATTCATCAAATCAACGTGAGCTCCGGAATTTACTTTGACCCTATCGGTGAACTTAAAATCCGTATGAGTCATTTAGACGTGGTCACCCCACTCGATATCTCGCACATTGAACCCCACTTGCAAAATATAAACTCAGTATTAGGTACAACACGCTACATATGTAACCAAATTAGATtagaaaaatcatataatttacaatgtaataaCCTGTTAGAACCCTTAACAATAAGATATCATGACATTGTCTCTGAATATTCCACTATTTCGCACTTAGTAAATAGAAGATCTAGAAGAGGAGCCTGGATAGGTGCCGTTGGTTCTCTCTCCAAAATCGTGTTTGGGACCCTTGATGAAAATGACGccataaaatatgacaatgcCATTCGAAATGTTCAAGATAACGAAAAAAGACTGAGCTcattaataaaagataatatccTAATAACATCTGAAgttttgacaaattttaataaaacattacaaagtATACAACTTAATGAGGTCAGCCTTAATCTAGTTATCGATAATTTCTcttcaacattaaaaaatattactttaatttcaAACGAATTAGTTGTAAAGAcgaatatagattttatactCAATAGTTTAGAAGCATCTATACTCACCTTATCATTCCACCTCGAAGACATAACAAAcgctattatttttagtagtcAAAACATCCTGCACCCGGCCGTATTACCGCCCACGCACTTATACCAAGAAATTGTCAATAATTACAGATACTTACCTGTAGACCTTAAGTTACCTGTAAGCTTAACATTaagtaacatacatattattacaaatgtatCCAGTGTAGTGTGTTATAGTATAGGCaacaagattatttttgttctgaAAATACCTCTAGTGTCCCCTAAAGATTATAGTTTGTATCATAACATAGCATTGCCAACTCCTCATATTAAAGATAAACCTAATACTTTTAGTTTCATAAGACctagtagtaaatatatagCAATGACCATAGACAAATCCGAATATTGTAACCTTGATTCGTTAAAGGAATGCATAACGATAAGCCCGCGCGAGTACATCTGTGACGTTATGACAGTGTTCCCGTCCAGTGTTAACCCCTGTTGTGAAAGTGAGTTATTGTCCAATACAATAAGTGTTCTCCCCGTGCAGTGTAAAACAGACTTCTTTTATGGATACGTAGATTTATGGCAACCactcgataataataattggctATATGTACAATCTAAGAGCAGTAAACTTTACATTGAATGTCCTAAAGAAAAACTTGTTGATATTAACATTATCGGAACAGGAATTTTAACTATCCCTAATAACTGTATGGCCCActgtaaaagtacaaaattgaTACCTAAAttggataatgtaaaaataaatgttaatattgttcACTCTAACTTCAACTTAATTAATGATTCTTGTTGCACTTTagataagtttaataaaataataagtaatgagCCTCCCCTTAAGTtgcataatataaatctaGATTCATTCACATTAGAAACAAAATCTAAACTAAATTCCATTGCTAAAGAAACAGataaaattctaaatgaacatcaaattattaaatacgaGACTCATTACTCAATTATTACTATAGTTATAATCTGTGTAATCTTAATCTTTTGTATAACCAaacttattatgtatattaaatcgCGCAACTGTCTATCCCGTCGCCTTCCCGATACTATTCCTCCAATCCCTGCAGTTTCTCCAACTGATCAGATTCCAATTGCAGAGAATATTACTCCCGCTAAATTCAGTAAACCTTGTTCCGTTAAGGAAAATATACCATCTCCCAGTATAAGAATTAATGTTTAA
- the LOC128673663 gene encoding uncharacterized protein LOC128673663, producing MAEGRSTSPKPEISVTDTEEDTQGQLHPGPSTRSSKKKAAVIPKSEIELSTLLKFIKPFDGCREKLNSFLVNCNNAYEIASDTQKDILFKYILCQLQGKAETACSIKEFTNWHQLKEFLKTQFSERKHYAHLLTELQECKQQVTETVSQYALRIETCLSHLLTEISISHGHKSREMIGRSAAMEELALHHFQMGLTPRISNFVRSKSVKTLNEAINIAISEERIQQSLSKHSAPSSNQQSRQFIRRNQNPSSFKNNPITPRPNNNNSILVCRYCKNPGHTIEQCRKREFNNNRFKNPDQNYTRQPRVHFISDETSETNDDFLTNPEGGYDTVDSNQKNE from the coding sequence ATGGCCGAAGGTCGTTCAACCAGCCCGAAACCCGAAATCTCTGTCACAGACACAGAGGAAGATACCCAGGGCCAATTACATCCAGGCCCCTCCACTAGATCTAGTAAAAAGAAAGCGGCTGTAATTCCCAAATCCGAAATTGAATTATCCACTTTGCTTAAATTTATAAAGCCATTTGATGGTTGTAGAGAAaagttaaattcatttttagtaaattgtaataatgctTATGAAATAGCCTCGGACACACAAAAAGATATTCtctttaaatacatactcTGTCAGTTACAAGGCAAAGCAGAGACCGCCTGTTCCATTAAAGAATTTACTAATTGGCATCAGCTCAAAGAGTTCCTCAAAACGCAGTTCAGCGAGAGGAAACATTACGCTCATCTCCTCACCGAATTACAGGAATGCAAACAACAAGTCACTGAAACTGTCAGTCAGTATGCTTTAAGAATAGAGACTTGCTTATCTCACTTACTTACCGAAATTTCCATCTCACACGGCCATAAAAGTAGAGAAATGATTGGACGTAGTGCCGCGATGGAGGAATTAGCCCTCCATCATTTCCAAATGGGGCTAACGCCCCGAATATCTAATTTTGTTAGGAGTAAATCCGTTAAAACCTTAAACGAAGCAATTAATATCGCAATTTCTGAAGAAAGAATCCAACAATCTTTATCTAAACACTCAGCCCCGTCTAGCAATCAACAATCTCGTCAGTTTATACGTCGTAACCAAAATCCATCTTCATTCAAAAACAATCCTATTACTCCTCgtcctaataataataattccatCCTTGTCTGCCGATATTGCAAAAATCCAGGTCATACTATAGAACAATGCCGAAAAAgggaatttaataataatcgcTTCAAAAATCCTGATCAAAACTATACAAGGCAACCCCGTGTTCATTTCATCTCCGATGAAACTTCGGAAACTAACGATGATTTTCTTACCAATCCTGAGGGCGGTTATGACACCGTAGACTCTAATCAAAAAAACGAGTAA